One Clostridiales bacterium genomic window carries:
- a CDS encoding nucleoside kinase, which yields MEKIKLTIEASKNKGTREFRKGISLVEVLKELNVRSSCDIVAAKQKNEIRELTYTIDTDSEIKFVGLEDIDGFRIYTRSLIFLLIKAVKDLHSRGDIYVRNSISEGTYCDLVGVGKVTEKKVKQIEQKMRELVNEELPFTKIVLPIEKGKKFYKDVGLLNKYNLIEYTDRQYVTLYELDGLKNYFYGYMVPNTGFLTSFELVYYGGGLIVRCPTVKSPKRIPLFVEQKKILGVFKEFKDWNSILGIENVGMINKIIHDGKLGDYIRVAEALQEKKIAHIADMICSSEDDKKLVLIAGPSSSGKTTFSKRLEVELRVNKKKPVTIGLDDYFLDRKNTPRDEEGNLDYESIDALDIKKFNQDLVDLIAGKEVEIPIFNFKIGARDKKTRKLKLADDSIIVIEGIHGLNDALTASVDSANKFKIYVSALTTLNLDEHNRIYTTDNRLLRRIVRDNQFRGIDALETIERWHLVRKGEEKNIFPFQENADVIFNSALMYEIFVLKGYAEKLLKEIDNKHPQYIESKRLLGFLSYFLEAPTKDIPQDSLLKEFIGGSCFEQT from the coding sequence ATGGAAAAGATAAAGCTTACTATAGAGGCAAGTAAAAATAAAGGAACAAGGGAATTTAGAAAAGGAATATCGCTAGTTGAGGTATTAAAAGAATTAAACGTAAGAAGTTCATGTGATATAGTTGCAGCGAAACAAAAAAATGAGATAAGAGAATTAACTTATACAATTGATACAGATAGTGAAATAAAATTTGTAGGGTTAGAGGATATAGATGGATTTAGAATATACACAAGAAGTCTTATATTTTTGCTAATAAAGGCCGTAAAAGATCTGCATAGTAGAGGAGATATATATGTTAGGAATTCTATTAGCGAAGGAACATATTGCGACCTAGTTGGAGTGGGTAAAGTAACAGAGAAAAAAGTAAAACAGATAGAGCAGAAGATGAGGGAGTTAGTTAATGAAGAGCTCCCATTTACCAAAATTGTCTTGCCAATTGAAAAAGGTAAAAAATTTTATAAAGATGTGGGATTGTTAAATAAATATAATTTAATAGAATACACTGATCGCCAATATGTTACTTTGTATGAATTAGATGGACTAAAAAACTATTTTTATGGATATATGGTTCCCAATACAGGATTTTTAACTAGTTTTGAGCTGGTGTACTATGGAGGAGGATTAATTGTAAGGTGTCCCACTGTAAAGTCTCCCAAACGTATTCCGCTTTTTGTAGAGCAAAAGAAAATTCTTGGTGTGTTCAAAGAGTTTAAAGATTGGAATAGTATATTGGGGATTGAGAATGTTGGGATGATAAATAAAATTATACATGATGGGAAATTAGGAGATTATATAAGAGTTGCGGAGGCATTACAGGAGAAAAAAATTGCGCATATTGCAGATATGATTTGTTCGTCTGAAGATGACAAAAAATTGGTCTTGATAGCTGGGCCATCGTCATCAGGGAAAACAACTTTTTCAAAGAGATTAGAAGTGGAACTTAGAGTCAACAAAAAGAAGCCTGTGACAATAGGTTTAGATGATTATTTTTTGGATAGAAAAAATACTCCAAGAGACGAAGAAGGGAATTTGGATTACGAGTCTATAGATGCATTAGATATAAAAAAATTCAATCAAGATTTAGTTGATCTAATAGCAGGTAAAGAAGTGGAGATACCAATATTCAATTTCAAAATAGGAGCGAGAGATAAAAAAACTAGAAAATTAAAATTGGCAGATGATAGTATAATAGTGATAGAGGGGATACATGGGCTAAATGATGCGTTAACAGCGTCAGTTGATTCAGCAAATAAGTTTAAAATATATGTAAGTGCCCTAACAACACTTAATTTAGATGAGCACAACAGAATATATACAACGGATAATAGATTATTAAGAAGGATTGTGCGAGATAATCAATTTAGAGGGATTGATGCGTTAGAGACAATTGAGAGATGGCACTTAGTTAGAAAAGGAGAGGAAAAAAATATATTCCCATTCCAGGAAAATGCAGATGTTATATTTAATTCTGCACTTATGTATGAGATATTTGTGTTAAAAGGCTATGCTGAAAAATTGTTAAAAGAAATTGATAACAAACACCCACAATATATAGAATCAAAGAGGTTATTAGGCTTTTTATCATATTTTTTAGAGGCACCGACAAAA
- a CDS encoding ankyrin repeat domain-containing protein, with protein MGKKNRKTKNKIVVEELLKLDEDMVNLLSGSKQDRVEVEDLVLRSVERGDVTSLENLFEKGLHLNKPDNNNESLLHVACKYGHVSIVDKLLENGFDINLANKDGDTPLYRACYNGHSTLAKYLIEKGADVNTVDNRGVRPLHIAVYRGLNDVVNKLLEAGSRVNDCYETGDTALHLASQSGNSYIVDKLIEKGAEVNSQDNRKITALHLASNHGHKEVVDSLIRAGADVNLPCEDMVLPLHLVCRNGNEEILDSLLKAGANVNEVDDQGNIPLCIAYLHNYENILEKLLLVPEVNVNASNADKSTLLHKACGRGDIKLVDKLISCYDINVNVLDKNGFNPLDIAYNRGYMDIVDKLYKLTDLTGQPKKKLQGIKRNIAMHRLPEVCRLGNMEELSRLLNMIKYIDPEFLADLMSKSPSNVIEYLIKQFDNAKIVQALSYIEANDVRGIVLGQIFDKRDILREAKGDTRTVLYTIISRKLIQACRDSDQDTVKKMLDTGIDVKKDVSYLNAAIASGSDIIVKLLREKGAKEEKNTRVSVIKNIVRTKKTKQDNKNEILLLAINKGKVPDVRKLLNNGVSADISDKNGVSALMHAIKKGDEDIINALLEKDANVNAVDKQQKSILMYAIEEGNVELVKKLVQREASVSSKNKEGKSVLMYALEKGESMSDIIDSNINSANIDDIDNNGMDLLMYACRGGYMDAIKVLVERGMKVGRCCDEQTALGIAFNKGNLDVVEYFIKKGVTETGRIYDKNEFFVQVGRVTKGLPIRDKKVLSSKDELCKNESEKKKGRSTIEGNTVLV; from the coding sequence ATGGGGAAAAAAAATAGAAAGACAAAGAATAAGATAGTTGTTGAAGAATTACTGAAGTTGGATGAAGATATGGTAAATTTATTGTCGGGTTCTAAACAAGACAGAGTAGAGGTAGAGGATTTAGTATTAAGGAGCGTGGAGAGAGGAGACGTAACATCTTTAGAAAATTTGTTTGAAAAAGGATTGCATTTAAACAAACCAGATAATAATAATGAAAGCTTATTACATGTTGCATGTAAATATGGACATGTGTCTATAGTGGATAAGTTGCTAGAAAATGGGTTTGATATAAATTTAGCCAATAAAGATGGGGATACTCCATTGTATAGGGCATGCTACAACGGACATAGCACACTAGCAAAATATCTTATAGAAAAAGGAGCTGATGTAAATACAGTTGATAATAGGGGTGTTAGACCATTACATATAGCGGTGTATAGAGGATTAAACGACGTAGTGAACAAATTATTAGAGGCAGGCTCACGCGTGAATGATTGTTATGAAACTGGGGATACAGCACTACATTTGGCTTCGCAAAGTGGGAATAGCTATATAGTGGACAAGTTAATAGAGAAAGGGGCAGAAGTTAATAGCCAGGATAATCGAAAAATTACAGCGTTGCATTTAGCGAGTAATCATGGACATAAAGAAGTGGTGGATAGTTTAATAAGGGCTGGTGCGGATGTAAATTTGCCATGTGAGGACATGGTTTTGCCATTGCATTTAGTGTGTCGAAATGGGAATGAAGAAATATTGGATAGCTTACTAAAGGCTGGAGCTAACGTAAATGAAGTTGATGATCAAGGGAATATTCCATTATGTATAGCGTATTTGCATAATTATGAAAACATATTAGAAAAATTATTATTAGTACCTGAGGTAAACGTTAATGCATCTAATGCAGACAAAAGCACATTATTACATAAAGCGTGTGGAAGAGGTGATATTAAACTAGTAGATAAATTGATATCGTGTTATGATATAAATGTAAATGTACTAGATAAAAATGGATTTAATCCACTTGATATAGCTTATAATAGGGGATATATGGATATAGTAGATAAATTATATAAATTGACTGATTTAACAGGGCAGCCTAAAAAGAAATTACAGGGAATAAAAAGGAATATAGCAATGCATAGGTTGCCAGAAGTTTGTAGATTGGGGAATATGGAAGAGTTATCGAGATTATTAAATATGATAAAATATATAGATCCTGAATTTTTAGCAGATTTAATGAGTAAATCACCATCTAATGTTATAGAATATTTAATTAAGCAATTTGATAATGCCAAGATAGTACAAGCTTTGTCTTATATTGAGGCAAATGATGTGAGAGGTATTGTTTTAGGACAAATCTTTGATAAAAGAGATATACTAAGAGAAGCGAAAGGTGATACGAGAACAGTACTGTATACAATAATATCAAGAAAGTTGATTCAAGCGTGTAGAGATTCTGATCAAGATACGGTAAAAAAAATGTTGGATACAGGTATAGATGTAAAAAAAGACGTATCATATTTAAATGCAGCAATTGCATCAGGGAGTGATATTATTGTAAAGTTGCTAAGAGAGAAAGGGGCAAAAGAAGAGAAAAATACTAGAGTATCAGTGATAAAAAATATTGTTAGAACAAAAAAAACTAAGCAAGATAATAAGAATGAAATTTTATTACTTGCAATTAACAAAGGCAAAGTGCCAGATGTTCGTAAATTATTAAATAATGGGGTAAGCGCAGATATATCAGATAAGAATGGGGTTAGTGCATTGATGCATGCAATAAAAAAAGGTGATGAAGATATCATAAATGCGTTATTAGAAAAAGATGCAAATGTAAATGCTGTAGATAAACAACAAAAGAGTATCTTAATGTACGCTATAGAAGAGGGAAATGTGGAACTTGTAAAAAAGTTAGTTCAAAGGGAAGCTTCAGTTTCATCGAAAAACAAAGAGGGGAAAAGTGTGTTAATGTACGCGTTAGAGAAAGGCGAGAGTATGTCAGATATAATAGATAGTAATATAAACTCGGCGAATATAGATGATATAGATAATAATGGTATGGATTTGTTGATGTATGCATGTCGAGGTGGTTATATGGATGCTATTAAGGTCTTAGTTGAGAGAGGAATGAAAGTAGGCAGATGTTGTGATGAACAAACAGCTCTGGGAATAGCTTTTAATAAAGGAAATTTAGATGTAGTAGAATATTTTATAAAAAAGGGTGTAACTGAAACGGGAAGAATATATGACAAAAATGAATTTTTTGTGCAAGTGGGGAGAGTTACTAAAGGATTACCAATAAGAGATAAAAAAGTATTATCTTCAAAAGATGAGTTGTGTAAAAATGAGAGCGAAAAAAAGAAAGGAAGGTCTACTATTGAAGGCAATACCGTGCTAGTGTGA
- a CDS encoding ankyrin repeat domain-containing protein, whose product MIIVDLVEIILEFGANVNAKNIEGYTPLHLAVAKGYKEIAWVLLNHGAIN is encoded by the coding sequence ATGATAATTGTAGACTTAGTTGAGATAATATTGGAGTTTGGTGCAAATGTAAATGCTAAAAATATAGAAGGGTACACACCATTACACTTAGCAGTTGCTAAAGGTTATAAGGAGATAGCTTGGGTATTATTAAATCATGGTGCAATAAATTAA
- a CDS encoding ankyrin repeat domain-containing protein, with product MVKNEVRKVFRSCPKCDVVIKVIWYLTPIVIYNSILLWGKSIDVNARDEKGSTPLHLAVNRRDLDLIKLLLGKGANVNAKDNRGNTPLECAFNNTYSYNVQTDSRIKMNIAKELIENGASIDIRNDNCRLS from the coding sequence GTGGTAAAGAACGAAGTTAGGAAAGTATTTAGGAGTTGTCCTAAGTGTGACGTTGTTATAAAAGTAATTTGGTATCTTACACCAATAGTTATATATAACAGTATACTTTTGTGGGGAAAGAGTATTGATGTTAATGCAAGAGATGAAAAAGGAAGCACGCCTTTACATTTAGCAGTAAATAGAAGAGATTTGGATTTAATTAAGTTGTTGTTAGGAAAAGGTGCAAATGTTAACGCAAAAGATAATAGAGGGAATACACCACTTGAGTGTGCGTTTAATAATACATATTCATATAATGTTCAGACAGATAGTAGAATTAAGATGAATATAGCGAAAGAATTAATAGAAAATGGCGCGTCTATAGATATTAGAAATGATAATTGTAGACTTAGTTGA
- a CDS encoding S41 family peptidase has protein sequence MEYEKKIVYEKEESGNKFRKVRRFNPLAIVLIISALLNVYLLGAVVSSVTFDARRIPFNKLRMAKEFKYLITRYYYKELDQEKLLESCIRGMTSVMDDPYTEYFTKDEMDDFKLSSDGRFKGIGVSMYMDDDDIVNIVDIMKGTPAERAGLRKGDKILKIDGRDVTGLINMDDIAKMISSSGGSVVLEVERPAEERKIRFVVDVEEIRRIVTTSKVFDNNIGYISLQMFDEEIDKEFKEHLNKLKKEGIKGLIIDLRDNPGGSYSKVLNVANMLIPKGKLVVYTEDKNKKRDEKYSKGPGLNMPIVVLVNNNSASASEVLAGALKHNGLATLVGKKTFGKGLVQWVQDFSDGSGLKFTVAKFFTPTGECVQDRGIAVDYKVDLPEKYSHNIVSQIPKEDDTQLNEALKIMKEKIKKK, from the coding sequence GTGGAATATGAAAAGAAAATAGTATATGAAAAAGAAGAAAGTGGTAATAAATTTAGAAAAGTGAGGAGATTTAATCCACTTGCAATTGTACTGATAATTTCAGCTTTATTAAATGTATATTTACTTGGTGCCGTAGTTAGTTCTGTGACATTTGATGCAAGGAGAATACCTTTTAATAAGTTGAGGATGGCTAAGGAGTTTAAATATCTTATTACGAGGTATTATTATAAGGAGCTAGATCAAGAAAAGTTACTTGAGAGTTGTATAAGAGGTATGACGAGTGTGATGGATGATCCTTATACAGAGTATTTTACTAAAGACGAGATGGATGATTTTAAATTATCATCGGATGGTCGTTTTAAGGGAATAGGTGTTTCTATGTATATGGATGATGATGATATTGTCAATATAGTAGATATTATGAAAGGCACACCAGCAGAGAGAGCGGGATTGCGTAAAGGAGATAAGATACTTAAGATAGATGGTAGAGATGTAACTGGATTAATTAATATGGATGATATTGCAAAAATGATATCCAGTTCAGGAGGTAGTGTCGTTTTAGAAGTAGAGAGACCGGCAGAGGAGAGAAAAATTAGGTTTGTTGTAGACGTAGAGGAGATAAGGAGAATAGTTACAACTAGCAAAGTTTTTGATAATAATATTGGATATATAAGTTTACAGATGTTTGATGAGGAAATTGATAAAGAGTTTAAGGAACATTTGAATAAGTTGAAAAAAGAAGGGATAAAAGGTTTAATAATAGATTTAAGAGACAATCCGGGTGGAAGTTATTCGAAAGTTTTGAATGTAGCGAATATGTTGATACCTAAGGGTAAATTGGTGGTTTATACGGAGGATAAGAATAAAAAAAGAGATGAAAAATATTCTAAAGGACCGGGTTTAAATATGCCAATTGTAGTTCTAGTAAATAATAATAGTGCAAGTGCATCGGAGGTATTGGCAGGAGCATTAAAACATAATGGCTTGGCGACCTTGGTGGGTAAAAAAACGTTTGGTAAAGGATTAGTTCAATGGGTACAAGATTTTTCTGATGGATCGGGATTGAAATTTACAGTAGCGAAATTTTTTACTCCGACAGGAGAGTGTGTACAAGATAGGGGAATAGCGGTTGATTATAAAGTCGATTTGCCAGAAAAATATTCGCATAATATAGTGTCTCAAATTCCAAAAGAAGATGATACCCAGCTTAACGAAGCGTTGAAAATAATGAAAGAAAAAATAAAGAAAAAATAA
- a CDS encoding 50S ribosomal protein L28, whose translation MAKCEVCNKGVTFGIKVSHSHRRSNRVWKPNVKKVRVFVNGANKSMYICTRCLRANKVTRAM comes from the coding sequence GTGGCTAAGTGTGAAGTTTGTAATAAGGGCGTAACTTTTGGAATCAAGGTCAGTCACTCACATAGGAGGAGTAATAGAGTTTGGAAGCCTAATGTGAAGAAGGTTAGGGTGTTTGTAAATGGTGCTAATAAGTCAATGTACATTTGTACAAGATGTTTGCGCGCAAATAAAGTTACACGTGCAATGTAA
- a CDS encoding putative sporulation protein YtxC: MHTVTIIVDKKFYSVVTKQLEDMDIKVLDYAKKELDDNLIKYTSETSNSDFIYDIAELLTNCIINVYEFFLLNKIISKDYINFNVQEKKKIMHVAKEIIDGNDSVVDKVFFIKRKNYIYKRLVDYLSKNEVIRLEGFIIFRLKDYKSDLELILEKAVDVYLTDKEYNEFINLLKYFIEVQESRIDVVHLTIYANGDFKLCDKFERDISYLYIDDMREELLNSKLTKEDILLGALITISPQKIILNRKCDGKISKEIFNTINSVFTDRISIHDPN; this comes from the coding sequence ATGCATACAGTCACAATTATAGTTGATAAAAAATTTTATTCAGTAGTAACGAAGCAACTCGAAGATATGGATATAAAAGTTTTAGACTATGCCAAAAAGGAGTTAGATGATAATTTAATAAAATATACATCAGAAACAAGTAATAGCGATTTTATATATGATATAGCGGAGCTTTTGACAAATTGTATAATAAATGTATATGAATTTTTCTTGCTCAATAAAATAATATCAAAAGATTATATCAATTTTAATGTACAAGAGAAGAAAAAAATTATGCATGTTGCAAAAGAAATTATAGACGGTAATGATAGTGTTGTAGACAAAGTATTTTTTATCAAAAGAAAAAATTATATTTATAAGAGGCTTGTTGATTATTTGTCTAAGAATGAGGTAATTAGGTTAGAAGGATTTATAATTTTTAGATTAAAAGACTATAAAAGTGACTTAGAGTTGATTTTAGAAAAAGCTGTGGATGTTTATTTGACAGATAAAGAGTATAATGAATTTATAAATCTTTTAAAATATTTTATAGAAGTACAGGAGTCAAGGATAGATGTTGTACATTTAACAATATATGCTAATGGTGATTTTAAGTTGTGTGATAAGTTTGAAAGAGATATAAGTTATTTGTATATAGATGATATGAGAGAAGAACTTTTAAATAGCAAATTAACCAAGGAAGATATTCTTTTAGGTGCGTTAATAACCATATCACCTCAAAAAATAATACTTAACAGAAAATGTGATGGTAAGATTAGCAAGGAAATATTTAATACAATAAATAGTGTATTCACTGACAGAATAAGTATCCATGATCCAAATTAA